From one Mytilus trossulus isolate FHL-02 chromosome 10, PNRI_Mtr1.1.1.hap1, whole genome shotgun sequence genomic stretch:
- the LOC134687863 gene encoding uncharacterized protein LOC134687863 — MYCTYCKEQGKGWKFLSGCTNFRIDTIQNHEVSSPHISATSVAERPLPQNSLAAKAINSIKQTEYDRLSILFRNAHAVAKHHLSFKTYNVICKLDQAKGLDVGNSYLNDKKACEFVKNIASVSRNETRDLLKKTPFLSLTCDGSSDFMGDEYESLWVRSAQNGKIIEKFLDLGTAESARSQDIFNYMKAVCFENSEDNTNQLWSKLIGFCSDGASNMQGIRNGVAALMKRENPEIVVTHCLAHRIELSFKDAIKSSKLYDKTITLLLGLYYLYRRGPKQKKALKRAFSALNMTKILPTRVGGTRWMPHMLRAINVIIKGYRGFKAHLESASHENPKAEGLAKIRTDVAVVTFKLNLKEIISPLNRLSLILQKQNLTLYNGHAQIKATTEVLKICKPKYGDHEIHLVKKNLKSTLIRSGMDIEEVNTEWAILKSLIYQRYSNRLIDGALTWGSVFETFRDGLDNIKLVIDALLSLPPTSVNKKTTFSRIKLSKGKRRGHLKTDTLKDLIQVEIETDNVEQFDPKLDGNCSFKIIFLSA; from the exons ATGTATTGTACATACTGTAAGGAGCAGGGAAAGGGATGGAAATTCTTATCTGGGTGTACGAATTTTAGGATTGACACCATCCAAAATCATGAAGTCAGTTCCCCTCACATCAGTGCAACATCTGTTGCCGAGAGGCCACTTCCTCAGAATTCACTGGCTGCAAAGGCCATTAACtctataaaacaaactgaatatGACAGACTTAGCATTCTCTTTCGTAATGCCCATGCTGTTGCTAAACATCATCTAAGCtttaaaacttataatgttatatgtaaACTGGATCAAGCTAAAGGTCTTGATGTTGGCAATAGCTACCTGAATGACAAAAAGGCCTgtgaatttgtcaaaaatatagCCAGTGTTTCCAGAAATGAGACCAGAgaccttttgaaaaaaacaccatttctGAGCCTCACCTGTGATGGGTCATCTGACTTCATGGGGGATGAATATGAGTCATTGTGGGTAAGAAGTGCCCAAAATGGAAAGATAATTGAAAAGTTTTTAGATTTGGGTACTGCTGAATCTGCAAGATCTCAGGACATATTTAATTACATGAAAGCTGTTTGCTTTGAAAATTCAGAGGACAATACCAACCAACTGTGGAGTAAACTTATTGGCTTTTGCTCAGACGGTGCATCAAACATGCaag gtatAAGAAATGGTGTGGCTGCTTTGATGAAAAGAGAAAACCCAGAAATAGTTGTTACTCATTGCTTGGCTCACAGAATTGAGTTAAGCTTTAAGGATGCTATTAAGTCATCTAAATTGTATGATAAAACCATAACTCTTCTTCTTG GTCTTTACTACTTGTACCGCAGAGGTCCCAAACAGAAGAAAGCCTTAAAACGAGCTTTCAGTGCACTTAACATGACGAAAATACTTCCAACCCGTGTAGGAGGAACTCGTTGGATGCCACACATGCTTAGAGCAATAAATGTTATTATCAAAGGTTACAGGGGATTTAAAGCTCACCTAGAAAGTGCTTCACATGAAAATCCAAAAGCTGAAGGACTTGCCAAAATTCGAACTGATGTAGCGGTTGTCACATTCAAGTTAAATTTAAAG GAAATCATATCACCTTTAAACAGACTATCCTTGATTCTGCAGAAACAGAACCTAACATTGTATAATGGACATGCACAGATCAAAGCAACTACAGAAGTTCTAAAAATATGCAAACCAA agTATGGGGACCATGAGATTCAtcttgtaaagaaaaatctcAAGTCCACCTTAATAAGGTCAGGCATGGATATAGAGGAAGTTAACACAGAGTGGGCCATTTTGAAATCTTTAATATATCAAAG GTACAGTAACAGACTTATAGATGGTGCCTTGACATGGGGATCTGTGTTTGAAACATTCAGGGATGGCCTTGACAATATAAAGCTTGTTATAGATGCTCTGCTCAGTCTACCACCAACAAGTGTCAATAAAAAAACTACATTCAGCAGAATCAAACTCAGCAAAGGCAAGAGGCGGGGTCATTTGAAGACGGACACATTGAAGGACTTGATCCAAGTTGAAATTGAGACTGATAATGTTGAGCAGTTTGACCCAAAGCTGGATGGTAATTgttcattcaaaattatttttttgtctgcaTGA